The Thermodesulfovibrionales bacterium nucleotide sequence CCTGTTAATATCTGTATTATGAATAATATAAAAAGACCGAAATAGGCATAGGCTGCAAGTGCTGCATGACCTGGCTTCTTTAAAGCTGGCGGCACATCCTTCTTTAAAAGCAAATAAAATTGCAAGATCTGAAAAACATCCTTTATCTTTTCAATAGAAAAGGGATTAAATACCCTCCAGCCGGCATATGGATTGCCTGCAAAGGCCCAGTAGATTCTTATAATAAAACTGAAGGTAAATACATAAGCAAAGACAAAGTGAAGAAACCTCATCCATCCCATTATGTACTGAGTTGAGCTGTGGGCATGTATAAAGGGATTGCCTATGTAGTAACCTGTTATTGAAAGCATTATTATTGAGAGGACATTTAACCAGTGGGTCAGTCTTACAGGAAATTCCCATACATAAACCCTTTTAAGCATGAAGACCTCCTTTTTAAATTAAGGGGGCCTGAGGCCCCCTAAACCTTATACAATCCTTATTTTCACTACTTCCTTTCCCTTTGCATCAACTACATGTACTGCACAGGCCATACAGGGATCAAAGGAATGGATTGTTCTGAGGATCTCCACAGGCCTTTCTGGATCATGAACAGGTGTATTAATAAGTGAAGCCTCATAAGGACCCCTCTGACCTTTTGCATCCCTTGGAGAGCCATTCCATGTGCTTGGCACAACACATTGATAATTAACAATCTTTCCATCCTTTATCTTCACCCAATGACCGAGTGCTCCTCTTGGAGCCTCATAGAATCCGTATCCCTGTGCCTCCTTTGGCCATGTGGATGGATCCCACTTATCTCCATTATGAATTTTTAGATCACCCTTCTTCATATTCTCTGCAAGCTCATTTATCCACACAGGTAGCATTTCTGCTGTAAT carries:
- the cybH gene encoding Ni/Fe-hydrogenase, b-type cytochrome subunit → MLKRVYVWEFPVRLTHWLNVLSIIMLSITGYYIGNPFIHAHSSTQYIMGWMRFLHFVFAYVFTFSFIIRIYWAFAGNPYAGWRVFNPFSIEKIKDVFQILQFYLLLKKDVPPALKKPGHAALAAYAYFGLFILFIIQILTGFALYSQSHVGFIWKLAGGWLLTFFVDNTLRLYHHLIMWLIIAFVLIHVYISWFVDRAEKSGVISSIFSGYKVIED